Proteins encoded together in one Kutzneria kofuensis window:
- a CDS encoding aldehyde dehydrogenase family protein translates to MTQTAPESSAVTTSGDGRFASLDPRTGEVVAHHPIHTPKQVADAVAQARRASNWWQELGFAGRKERLDAWRRLLVKRLDEAAGLISAETGKPAADAKLEMVIVIDHLHWAARNAERVLRKRRVPAGLLMSNQSATLEYLPVGVVGVIGPWNYPAFTPMGSIAYALAAGNTVVFKPSELTPGVGTWLADTLAEIVPEHPVLSVVTGFGETGAALCRSGVDKLAFTGSTATGKRVMAACAESLTPVLVECGGKDALIVDYDADVQLAADAAVWGAMSNAGQTCIGVERVYVHEDVADEFTAAVKKLAAKLRPGGDPGADLGPITMPAQVDIIRGHVQDAIDKGAKALVGGVESVRPPFVEPVVLADVPEDSLAITEETFGPTITVNRVRDVDEAIRLANAGRYGLGGTIFSKSRGEQLARRLRAGMVSVNGVVAFAAIPSLPFGGVGESGFGRIHGEDGLREFARPQAVARRKFKPLLNPMSFSRGAGTVRQLLAIVKLRYGRK, encoded by the coding sequence ATGACTCAGACAGCGCCGGAGAGCAGTGCGGTGACCACCTCGGGTGACGGGCGGTTCGCCTCGCTGGATCCGCGCACCGGAGAGGTCGTCGCCCACCACCCGATCCACACGCCCAAGCAGGTCGCCGACGCCGTCGCGCAGGCCCGCCGGGCGAGCAACTGGTGGCAGGAACTGGGCTTCGCCGGCCGCAAGGAGCGGCTCGACGCGTGGCGGCGGCTGCTGGTCAAGCGGCTGGACGAGGCGGCCGGCCTGATCAGCGCGGAGACCGGCAAGCCCGCCGCGGACGCCAAGCTGGAGATGGTGATCGTCATCGATCACCTGCACTGGGCCGCCCGCAACGCCGAACGCGTGCTGCGCAAGCGCCGCGTGCCGGCCGGGCTGCTGATGTCCAACCAGTCCGCGACCCTGGAGTACCTGCCGGTCGGCGTCGTCGGCGTGATCGGGCCGTGGAACTATCCGGCTTTCACGCCGATGGGCTCCATCGCCTACGCCCTCGCGGCCGGCAACACCGTCGTGTTCAAGCCGTCCGAGCTGACGCCCGGCGTCGGCACCTGGCTGGCCGACACGCTGGCCGAGATCGTGCCGGAGCACCCGGTGCTGAGCGTGGTCACCGGCTTCGGCGAGACCGGCGCGGCGCTGTGCCGGTCCGGTGTGGACAAGCTCGCCTTCACGGGGTCGACCGCCACCGGCAAGCGCGTGATGGCCGCGTGCGCCGAGTCGCTGACGCCGGTGCTGGTCGAGTGCGGCGGCAAGGACGCGCTGATCGTCGACTACGACGCCGACGTGCAGCTGGCCGCCGACGCCGCGGTGTGGGGCGCGATGTCCAACGCCGGCCAGACGTGCATCGGCGTGGAGCGCGTGTACGTGCACGAGGACGTCGCCGACGAGTTCACCGCCGCCGTGAAGAAGCTGGCCGCCAAGCTGCGGCCCGGCGGCGACCCCGGCGCCGACCTCGGCCCGATCACCATGCCGGCGCAGGTCGACATCATCCGCGGTCACGTGCAGGACGCCATCGACAAGGGCGCGAAGGCGCTGGTCGGCGGGGTCGAGTCGGTCCGGCCTCCGTTCGTGGAGCCGGTCGTGCTGGCGGACGTGCCCGAGGACTCGCTGGCCATCACCGAGGAGACCTTCGGCCCGACCATCACCGTCAACCGGGTGCGCGACGTCGACGAGGCCATCCGTCTCGCCAACGCCGGCCGGTACGGGCTCGGCGGCACCATCTTCTCCAAGTCCCGCGGCGAGCAGCTGGCCCGCCGGCTGCGCGCCGGGATGGTGTCGGTCAACGGTGTGGTGGCGTTCGCGGCGATCCCGTCGCTGCCGTTCGGCGGCGTCGGCGAATCCGGCTTCGGCCGCATCCACGGCGAGGACGGGCTGCGCGAGTTCGCCCGTCCGCAGGCCGTGGCCCGCCGCAAGTTCAAGCCGCTGCTCAACCCCATGTCGTTCAGCCGCGGCGCCGGCACCGTCCGCCAGCTCCTGGCCATCGTCAAGCTCCGCTACGGCCGCAAGTGA
- a CDS encoding type II toxin-antitoxin system VapC family toxin: MTDLVLDSSAFVYATTVYTDDARELRKRIAASTCHVPHLADAEVGSVLRRQELAGDLSADECLTALHSLKHLVDNRYPAIGPLADAAWQLRGAITFYDALYVALAANLGVPLVTMDARLSRAPGVTCAVEVVGQP, encoded by the coding sequence GTGACCGATCTGGTGTTGGATTCCTCCGCGTTCGTGTACGCGACCACTGTGTACACCGACGATGCTCGGGAACTGCGCAAGCGGATCGCCGCGTCGACCTGCCATGTCCCGCACCTGGCCGACGCCGAGGTGGGCAGTGTGCTGCGCCGTCAGGAACTGGCCGGCGACCTGTCGGCCGACGAGTGCCTGACGGCCCTCCACTCGCTCAAGCACCTGGTGGACAACCGGTATCCGGCGATCGGGCCGCTGGCCGACGCCGCTTGGCAGCTACGCGGTGCCATCACCTTCTACGACGCCCTCTATGTCGCACTTGCGGCGAACCTGGGCGTGCCGTTGGTGACCATGGATGCCCGGTTGAGCCGGGCGCCGGGAGTGACCTGTGCGGTCGAGGTTGTGGGGCAGCCCTAG
- a CDS encoding 3-hydroxyacyl-CoA dehydrogenase family protein, protein MSTVGIVGLGTMGAGIAEVCARSGLRVIAVEVDEAAIAKGRGHIEHSTERALRGGKLDEAGRAELHDRISCTTSLSDLAEVDLVIEAVPESLALKAEIFAQLDKIVRPDVILASNTSSLSVTEISVHTGRPGKVLGLHFFNPAPVLKLVEVVRTVVTEHDVVDAAVAFLGGLGKTPVVIGDRAGFIANALLFGYLNHAVRMYESRYATREDLDAAMRYGCGYPMGPLALLDLIGLDTAYEILDTMYHQSRNRLHAPAPILKQMITAGLLGRKSGRGFYTYEAPDSPVVVADTTVSASVAGTPREVHRVGVIGTGTMATGIVEVFAKAGHDVVLRARGVDKAEAAVAKIRKSLDKAVVRGKLAEADRDAALARIHTAVEFEALADCDLVIEAVAEELSVKQAVFGALDEVCKPGAVLATTTSSLPVIECAAATSRPGDVIGLHFFNPAQVMKLVEIVSTISTAPDVVATAHAVCKALRKEPVHCGDRAGFIVNALLFPYLNDAVKMLEAHYAEADDIDTAMKVGCGLPMGPFELLDVVGLDVSLAIERTLYLEFREAGFAPAPLLEHLVTAGRLGRKTGKGFRDYTM, encoded by the coding sequence ATCAGCACCGTCGGGATCGTGGGACTGGGCACCATGGGCGCCGGCATCGCGGAGGTGTGCGCGCGCAGCGGGTTGCGGGTGATCGCGGTCGAGGTGGACGAGGCGGCGATCGCCAAGGGGCGCGGGCACATCGAGCACTCCACCGAGCGGGCGCTGCGCGGCGGCAAGCTGGACGAGGCCGGCCGCGCCGAGCTGCACGACCGGATCTCCTGTACCACAAGCCTTTCCGACCTCGCCGAGGTCGACCTGGTGATCGAGGCCGTTCCGGAGAGCCTCGCGCTGAAGGCGGAGATCTTCGCGCAGCTGGACAAGATCGTGCGGCCGGACGTGATCCTGGCGTCCAACACCTCCTCGCTGTCCGTCACCGAGATCAGCGTGCACACCGGCCGCCCGGGCAAGGTGCTGGGGCTGCACTTCTTCAACCCCGCGCCGGTGCTCAAGCTGGTCGAGGTGGTGCGCACCGTCGTCACCGAGCACGACGTGGTCGACGCCGCCGTCGCGTTCCTCGGCGGGCTGGGCAAAACGCCGGTGGTGATCGGCGACCGGGCCGGCTTCATCGCCAACGCACTGCTGTTCGGCTACCTCAACCACGCCGTGCGGATGTACGAGAGTCGTTACGCCACAAGGGAAGACCTCGACGCCGCGATGCGGTACGGCTGCGGCTACCCGATGGGACCGTTGGCGCTGCTGGACCTGATCGGCCTGGACACCGCGTACGAGATCCTCGACACGATGTACCACCAGTCCCGCAACAGGTTGCACGCGCCGGCGCCCATTCTGAAGCAGATGATCACCGCCGGGCTGTTGGGCCGGAAGTCCGGGCGCGGCTTCTACACCTACGAGGCGCCCGACTCGCCCGTCGTCGTCGCCGACACGACCGTGTCGGCTTCGGTCGCCGGCACGCCGCGTGAGGTGCACCGGGTCGGCGTGATCGGCACCGGCACCATGGCCACCGGCATCGTCGAGGTGTTCGCCAAGGCCGGGCACGACGTCGTGCTGCGGGCTCGCGGCGTGGACAAGGCCGAGGCCGCCGTCGCCAAGATCCGCAAGTCGCTGGACAAGGCCGTCGTCCGCGGCAAGCTCGCCGAGGCCGACCGGGACGCCGCGCTGGCCCGCATCCACACCGCCGTCGAGTTCGAGGCGCTGGCCGACTGCGACCTGGTCATCGAGGCCGTCGCCGAGGAGCTCTCGGTCAAGCAGGCCGTTTTCGGGGCCTTGGACGAGGTGTGCAAGCCCGGCGCGGTGCTCGCCACCACCACCTCGTCGCTGCCCGTCATCGAGTGCGCCGCCGCCACGTCCCGCCCCGGCGACGTCATCGGCCTGCACTTCTTCAACCCCGCCCAGGTGATGAAGCTCGTCGAGATCGTCTCGACGATCTCCACCGCCCCCGACGTCGTCGCCACCGCCCACGCCGTCTGCAAGGCCCTTCGCAAGGAGCCCGTGCACTGCGGCGACCGCGCCGGCTTCATCGTCAACGCGCTGCTGTTCCCGTACCTCAACGACGCCGTGAAGATGCTCGAGGCGCACTACGCCGAGGCCGACGACATCGACACCGCCATGAAGGTCGGCTGCGGGCTGCCCATGGGACCCTTCGAGCTCCTCGACGTCGTCGGCCTCGACGTCTCCCTGGCCATCGAACGGACCCTCTACCTCGAGTTCCGTGAGGCCGGCTTCGCCCCCGCACCCCTGCTCGAACACCTCGTCACCGCCGGCCGCCTCGGCCGCAAGACCGGCAAGGGGTTCCGCGACTACACCATGTGA
- a CDS encoding sodium:solute symporter family protein, producing the protein MNVLADANLRLDAGPVDYVLLGFYFVLVLGIGALARRSVSSSLDFFLSGRSMPAWVTGLAFISANLGAVEIFGMTANGAQYGVPTVHYYWIGAIPAMVFLGLVMMPFYYGSKVRSVPEFLLRRFGRFAHLVNSLSFALAQVLIAGVNLFALATVINLLLGWPTWVAIIVSAAIVLAYTTLGGLSAAIYNEVMQFFVIVAMLLPLTIVGLYKVGGWNGLVAKLTAANSDSYAELHSWPGSNLTGIANPVLSVIGLVFGLGFVLSFGYWTTNFAEVQRALSAKSMSAARRTPLIGAYPKTLIVLLIFIPGMIAAVISPELAAFKASGGKLDNGVTYNNTIELLIRDLLPNGMLGVAITGLVAAFMAGMAASVSSFNTVFTYDLWQTYVVKNKPDEYYLRVGRLITIVGCVIAIGTAFIAGTFNNIMDYLQTLFGFFNAPLFATFLLGMFWKRMTPMAGGVGLIVGTLSAVTIDVLNRSGVLTLSGQGASFVAASAAFIMDVLISVLVTLVTAPKPESELVGLVWSLTPRDSLKHSDTGENAGWYRKPVVLGVGVLVLAAVLNIIFW; encoded by the coding sequence GTGAACGTCCTGGCGGACGCGAACCTCCGGCTGGACGCCGGGCCCGTGGACTACGTCCTACTCGGCTTCTACTTCGTGCTGGTACTGGGCATCGGCGCGCTGGCCCGCCGCTCGGTGTCCTCCAGCCTGGACTTCTTCCTGTCCGGCCGGTCGATGCCGGCCTGGGTGACGGGCCTCGCCTTCATCTCGGCGAACCTGGGCGCGGTCGAGATCTTCGGCATGACCGCCAACGGCGCGCAGTACGGCGTGCCGACCGTGCACTACTACTGGATCGGCGCCATCCCGGCCATGGTCTTCCTCGGCCTGGTGATGATGCCCTTCTACTACGGCTCCAAGGTCCGCTCGGTGCCGGAGTTCCTGCTCCGCCGGTTCGGCCGGTTCGCGCACCTGGTCAACAGCCTCAGCTTCGCGCTGGCGCAGGTGCTGATCGCGGGCGTCAACCTGTTCGCGCTGGCCACCGTGATCAACCTGCTGCTGGGCTGGCCGACCTGGGTGGCGATCATCGTCTCCGCCGCGATCGTGCTGGCCTACACCACGCTGGGCGGCCTGTCCGCGGCCATCTACAACGAGGTCATGCAGTTCTTCGTGATCGTCGCGATGCTGCTGCCGCTGACCATCGTCGGCCTGTACAAGGTGGGCGGCTGGAACGGCCTGGTGGCCAAGCTCACCGCGGCCAACTCCGACTCCTACGCCGAGCTGCACTCCTGGCCCGGCTCCAACCTGACCGGCATCGCCAACCCGGTGCTCTCGGTCATCGGCCTGGTGTTCGGCCTCGGCTTCGTGCTGTCCTTCGGCTACTGGACGACCAACTTCGCCGAGGTGCAGCGCGCGCTGTCGGCCAAGAGCATGTCGGCGGCCCGGCGCACGCCGCTGATCGGCGCGTACCCGAAGACGCTGATCGTGCTGCTGATCTTCATCCCGGGCATGATCGCCGCGGTGATCTCGCCGGAGCTGGCCGCGTTCAAGGCCAGCGGCGGCAAGCTGGACAACGGCGTCACCTACAACAACACCATCGAGCTGCTGATCCGCGACCTGCTGCCCAACGGCATGCTGGGCGTGGCGATCACCGGTCTGGTCGCGGCGTTCATGGCCGGCATGGCGGCCAGCGTCAGCTCCTTCAACACGGTGTTCACCTACGACCTGTGGCAGACCTACGTCGTCAAGAACAAGCCCGACGAGTACTACCTGCGGGTCGGCCGGCTGATCACCATCGTCGGCTGCGTCATCGCGATCGGCACCGCGTTCATCGCCGGCACCTTCAACAACATCATGGACTACCTCCAGACGTTGTTCGGCTTCTTCAACGCGCCGCTGTTCGCGACGTTCCTGCTGGGCATGTTCTGGAAGCGGATGACCCCGATGGCCGGCGGCGTCGGCCTGATCGTCGGCACGCTGTCCGCGGTCACGATCGACGTGCTCAACCGGTCGGGCGTGCTGACCCTGTCCGGCCAGGGCGCGAGCTTCGTGGCGGCCAGCGCGGCGTTCATCATGGACGTCCTGATCAGCGTGCTCGTCACGCTGGTGACCGCGCCCAAGCCCGAGTCGGAGCTGGTCGGGCTGGTGTGGTCGCTGACGCCACGGGACAGCCTCAAGCACTCCGACACCGGTGAGAACGCCGGTTGGTACCGCAAGCCGGTGGTGCTCGGCGTCGGCGTGCTGGTGCTGGCGGCCGTGCTGAACATCATCTTCTGGTGA
- the dhaL gene encoding dihydroxyacetone kinase subunit DhaL: MGCSGTDVASAVRAMATVVAAHRDELVELDRAIGDGDHGENLKRGFEAVVSALDSSEVDTPTAVLKLVAKTLISKVGGASGPLLGTAFLRAATSLEEVDGASVAAALRAALDGVVARGKAEVGDKTMVDALRPAVDAAEAVKDKSVAEVLAAAATAAEAGAESTIPLVARKGRASYLGERSAGHLDPGARSTSLLLRSLVDSAAAS; encoded by the coding sequence ATGGGCTGCTCCGGCACGGATGTGGCGTCGGCGGTGCGGGCCATGGCGACGGTCGTCGCGGCGCACCGGGACGAGCTGGTCGAACTCGACCGGGCCATCGGCGACGGCGACCACGGCGAGAACCTCAAGCGCGGCTTCGAGGCCGTCGTGTCCGCATTGGACTCGTCCGAAGTGGACACTCCGACTGCGGTGCTGAAGCTGGTGGCGAAGACGCTGATCTCCAAGGTCGGCGGCGCGTCGGGACCGTTGCTGGGCACGGCCTTCCTGCGTGCGGCGACGAGCCTGGAGGAGGTCGACGGCGCGTCGGTCGCCGCCGCGCTGCGGGCGGCGCTGGACGGCGTCGTCGCGCGGGGCAAGGCCGAGGTCGGCGACAAGACGATGGTCGACGCCTTGCGGCCGGCGGTCGATGCGGCCGAGGCCGTGAAGGACAAGTCGGTGGCGGAGGTGCTGGCGGCCGCGGCGACCGCGGCCGAAGCCGGCGCCGAGTCGACGATTCCGTTGGTGGCGCGTAAGGGGCGGGCGTCCTACCTGGGCGAGCGCTCCGCCGGGCACCTCGACCCCGGTGCCCGCTCGACGTCGCTGCTGCTGCGATCGCTGGTCGACTCGGCGGCCGCGTCATGA
- the dhaK gene encoding dihydroxyacetone kinase subunit DhaK — translation MKKIINDPSTVVDEALRGMALAHPDLLVVQPDPAVIWRADAPVEGKVALVSGGGSGHEPMHGGFVGTGMLDAACPGAVFTSPTPDQVQAAVEKVNGGAGVLLIVKNYTGDVLNFETAAELVAMDGVDVRTVVIDDDVAVKDSLYTAGRRGVAGTLLLEKIVGAAAERGADLDRCEALARKVVANVRSLGLALTACTVPHVGQPSFELADDEYELGIGIHGEPGRQRLPMEPADALVRRLIEPVVEDLPFAEGDRVLLFTNSMGGTPLVELYLAHGIAEKLLAERGIVVERRLVGPYVTSLEMQGMSVTLLKLDDELTELWDAPVRTAALRWGM, via the coding sequence ATGAAGAAGATCATCAACGACCCGTCCACAGTGGTCGACGAGGCCCTGCGGGGCATGGCGCTGGCCCATCCGGACCTGCTGGTGGTGCAGCCGGATCCGGCCGTGATCTGGCGCGCCGACGCGCCGGTGGAGGGCAAGGTGGCGCTGGTCTCCGGCGGCGGCTCCGGCCATGAGCCGATGCACGGCGGCTTCGTCGGCACGGGCATGTTGGACGCCGCCTGCCCGGGCGCGGTGTTCACGTCGCCGACGCCGGACCAGGTGCAGGCGGCCGTCGAGAAGGTCAACGGCGGCGCGGGCGTGCTGCTGATCGTCAAGAACTACACCGGCGACGTGCTGAACTTCGAGACAGCGGCGGAGCTCGTCGCGATGGACGGCGTCGACGTGCGCACGGTCGTGATCGACGACGACGTGGCCGTCAAGGACTCGCTGTACACGGCCGGTCGCCGCGGCGTGGCCGGCACACTGCTGCTGGAGAAGATCGTCGGCGCGGCGGCGGAGCGGGGCGCGGACCTCGACCGCTGCGAGGCGTTGGCGCGCAAGGTGGTTGCCAACGTGCGATCGCTGGGCCTGGCGCTGACGGCGTGCACGGTGCCGCACGTCGGGCAGCCGAGCTTCGAGCTCGCCGACGACGAGTACGAGCTCGGCATCGGCATCCACGGCGAGCCCGGCCGCCAGCGGCTTCCGATGGAGCCCGCGGACGCCCTGGTGCGCCGGCTGATCGAGCCCGTGGTGGAGGACCTGCCGTTCGCCGAGGGCGACCGCGTGCTGCTGTTCACCAACTCCATGGGCGGCACGCCGCTGGTCGAGCTGTACCTGGCGCACGGCATCGCCGAGAAGCTGTTGGCCGAGCGGGGAATCGTGGTGGAGCGCCGACTCGTCGGCCCGTACGTGACAAGTCTGGAGATGCAGGGCATGAGCGTGACGCTGCTGAAGCTGGACGACGAGTTGACGGAGCTGTGGGACGCGCCGGTGCGCACCGCGGCGCTGCGGTGGGGGATGTGA
- a CDS encoding ABC transporter substrate-binding protein, producing MRAKGIVVLVAAALATGTLAACGQAPSSDGRSEVAQGGPAFLDAGARTAKYGTDALPGVFPRTITQAMGKTTLDHKPTRVVVLDTGELDNVVALGVQPVGVAFPDGSPNMPSYVGDKGGKPADVGTTNTLNLEAIAALKPDLILGSKLRAEKQYPLLAKIAPTVFTERPGYTWKSNFRLNSAALDRTEQADKMISDYEAAARKLGQDAQARLGTLPVISMLRFMPGRIRLYATKSFIGTVLADTGLPVTESGKANDLAVEISTEQIGKADADWILYGTYGDPGKTDQSGVLGGPLWSTLGAVKAGHAKAVPDETWYLGLGVLAANSVLTDLRGILRV from the coding sequence ATGAGAGCCAAGGGAATCGTCGTGCTGGTCGCGGCCGCGCTGGCCACCGGGACGCTGGCCGCCTGCGGTCAGGCCCCGTCCTCGGACGGCCGCTCCGAGGTGGCGCAGGGCGGCCCCGCCTTTCTCGACGCCGGCGCCCGCACCGCCAAGTACGGGACCGACGCGCTGCCCGGCGTGTTCCCGCGCACCATCACGCAGGCCATGGGCAAGACCACGCTCGACCACAAGCCGACCCGGGTCGTCGTGCTCGACACCGGCGAGCTGGACAACGTGGTCGCGCTCGGCGTCCAGCCGGTCGGCGTCGCCTTCCCCGACGGCTCGCCGAACATGCCGTCCTACGTCGGCGACAAGGGCGGCAAGCCGGCCGACGTCGGCACCACCAACACGCTCAACCTGGAAGCCATCGCCGCGCTCAAGCCCGACCTCATCCTGGGCTCCAAGCTGCGCGCCGAGAAGCAGTACCCGCTGCTGGCCAAGATCGCCCCGACGGTGTTCACCGAGCGCCCCGGCTACACCTGGAAGAGCAACTTCCGGCTCAACTCGGCGGCGCTGGACCGCACCGAGCAGGCCGACAAGATGATCTCCGACTACGAGGCGGCGGCCCGCAAGCTCGGCCAGGACGCGCAGGCCAGGCTGGGCACGCTGCCGGTGATCTCCATGCTGCGCTTCATGCCCGGCCGGATCCGGCTGTACGCCACCAAGTCGTTCATCGGCACCGTGCTGGCCGACACCGGGCTGCCGGTGACCGAGTCCGGCAAGGCCAACGACCTGGCCGTGGAGATCAGCACGGAGCAGATCGGCAAGGCCGACGCCGACTGGATCCTGTACGGCACCTACGGCGACCCCGGCAAGACCGACCAGTCCGGCGTGCTCGGCGGCCCGCTGTGGTCGACGCTGGGCGCGGTGAAGGCCGGCCACGCCAAGGCCGTCCCCGACGAGACCTGGTACCTCGGCCTCGGCGTGCTGGCCGCGAACTCGGTGCTCACTGACCTGCGCGGCATCCTGCGGGTCTGA
- a CDS encoding cytochrome c oxidase assembly protein has product MPEPLTLVTAVTSWTADPVSLVVMIVVGGWYGLSVRRRGDWPRARVVAFYGGGLGAYAIATLSSIGVYADTLFSMRAAQVILLLMVAPLGLALGAPFTLLRDTGPAALVGRLRSVLHSPFGKVIAFPATASVLLIATPWLLYFTAWYPAVLRFRAVDELTRLALLLIGLVYFWSRLQLDPVPRRFHHLVSVWITLVEVVGDAALGLTLWFSGHLVAQDYYQALGRAWGPDLRLDQTFGAGVLWIVGDLAGLPFLGALVNRMTKEDAKQAKEIDRVLDEREAAGDDPNRPWWESDPTLAERFRRG; this is encoded by the coding sequence GTGCCGGAGCCCCTCACGCTGGTCACGGCCGTCACCTCGTGGACGGCCGATCCCGTGTCCCTGGTCGTCATGATCGTTGTCGGCGGTTGGTACGGGTTGTCCGTGCGCCGACGGGGCGACTGGCCGCGGGCCCGCGTGGTCGCCTTCTACGGCGGCGGGCTCGGGGCGTACGCCATCGCCACGCTGTCCAGCATCGGTGTCTACGCCGACACCCTGTTCTCGATGCGGGCCGCGCAGGTCATCCTGCTGCTGATGGTCGCCCCGCTCGGCCTCGCCCTCGGCGCCCCGTTCACGCTGCTCCGCGACACCGGACCGGCCGCTCTGGTGGGGCGCTTGCGTTCCGTGCTGCACAGTCCGTTCGGGAAGGTCATCGCCTTCCCCGCCACGGCATCCGTGCTGCTCATCGCCACGCCGTGGCTGCTCTACTTCACCGCCTGGTACCCCGCCGTGCTGCGGTTTCGGGCGGTCGACGAGCTCACGCGGCTGGCCCTGCTTCTGATCGGTCTTGTTTACTTTTGGAGCCGTTTGCAGCTCGATCCCGTGCCGCGGCGGTTCCATCACCTGGTGTCCGTCTGGATCACGCTGGTCGAGGTGGTCGGCGACGCCGCCCTCGGCCTGACCCTGTGGTTCTCCGGCCACCTCGTGGCCCAGGACTACTACCAGGCCCTGGGTCGCGCCTGGGGCCCCGATCTGCGGCTCGACCAGACCTTCGGCGCCGGCGTGCTGTGGATCGTCGGCGACCTGGCCGGCCTGCCGTTCCTCGGCGCGCTGGTGAACCGGATGACCAAGGAGGATGCCAAGCAGGCCAAGGAGATCGACCGGGTGCTGGACGAGCGGGAGGCCGCCGGCGATGACCCGAACCGCCCGTGGTGGGAGAGCGATCCGACCCTGGCGGAGCGCTTTCGGCGGGGCTGA
- a CDS encoding FitA-like ribbon-helix-helix domain-containing protein, with protein MATIQIRDLPDDTYRTIRLRAESAGQSIQAYMRDQVIAMAAKKTKQEVIAIIEAGLAESGGADPDKILAYRDEERR; from the coding sequence GTGGCGACCATCCAGATCCGCGACCTCCCCGACGACACGTACCGAACGATCCGACTGCGGGCCGAGTCGGCCGGCCAGTCGATCCAGGCGTACATGCGTGACCAGGTGATCGCGATGGCCGCGAAGAAGACCAAGCAGGAAGTGATCGCGATCATCGAGGCGGGCCTGGCCGAATCCGGCGGCGCCGACCCCGACAAGATCCTCGCCTACCGGGACGAGGAACGCCGGTGA
- the dhaM gene encoding dihydroxyacetone kinase phosphoryl donor subunit DhaM produces the protein MTVGIVIVSHSVKLAEGVAELAGQMAPNVTIRAAGGMDDGSLGTDFDRVCTALEQADTGDGAVLLYDLGSARMIADLAVEAHANPLHAVVVDAPVVEGAVAAAVAAQGGGDLAGVARAAGERPPEFGAEEPQVAGESVDLVLRNEVGLHARPAALLVRTIASLKADVTVYHNGQQADARSVLALMGLSARGGDTIRVVADGPDAAEALRRIGKLVEIEFEE, from the coding sequence ATGACCGTCGGCATCGTGATCGTCTCGCACAGCGTCAAACTGGCCGAGGGAGTGGCCGAACTGGCCGGCCAGATGGCGCCGAACGTGACGATCCGGGCGGCAGGCGGGATGGACGACGGTTCCCTCGGAACCGACTTCGACCGCGTCTGCACGGCGCTGGAACAAGCCGACACCGGTGACGGCGCGGTGCTGCTCTACGACCTGGGCAGCGCCCGGATGATCGCCGATCTCGCCGTCGAGGCGCATGCGAACCCGTTGCACGCGGTCGTCGTCGACGCCCCGGTGGTGGAAGGTGCGGTCGCGGCGGCCGTCGCCGCGCAGGGCGGCGGCGACCTGGCCGGCGTCGCCCGGGCGGCCGGGGAACGGCCGCCGGAGTTCGGCGCGGAGGAGCCGCAGGTCGCGGGCGAGAGCGTGGACCTGGTGCTGCGCAACGAGGTCGGCCTGCACGCCCGGCCGGCCGCGCTGCTGGTGCGCACGATCGCCAGCCTCAAGGCCGATGTGACCGTCTACCACAACGGACAGCAGGCCGACGCCCGCAGCGTGCTGGCGCTGATGGGCCTGTCCGCGCGCGGCGGTGACACGATCAGGGTGGTGGCCGACGGGCCGGACGCGGCCGAGGCGCTGCGCCGGATCGGCAAGCTCGTGGAGATCGAGTTCGAGGAGTAG
- a CDS encoding class F sortase: MEPTLHIPNPSRHKSPPGRRTTMVVVGALVAVFAVAGVAIGIFRTGSPSVNTALSSPVPPSASEAVNAPVTTTSVAQQALPPAANGSRPAIPVRVDVDAINAHSSLVQLGLNADKTVEVPPVEQPLQAGWYKFGARPGELGKAVILGHVDGGGQLGIFNRLRDLKPGNAIKVTEQGGQVLNFVVRQVQQVPKAQFPTQAVYGPSTQRELRLITCGGAFDKASGNYVDNIIVSAVLS, translated from the coding sequence ATGGAGCCGACACTGCACATTCCGAACCCCTCCCGGCACAAGTCGCCGCCCGGCCGGCGCACCACGATGGTGGTCGTCGGCGCGCTGGTCGCGGTGTTCGCGGTGGCCGGGGTCGCGATCGGGATCTTCCGGACCGGCTCGCCCAGCGTGAACACCGCGCTGAGCAGCCCGGTGCCACCCTCGGCGAGCGAGGCGGTCAACGCGCCCGTCACGACGACGTCGGTGGCGCAGCAGGCACTTCCGCCGGCCGCGAACGGGTCGCGGCCGGCGATTCCGGTGCGGGTGGACGTGGACGCGATCAACGCCCACTCCTCGCTGGTCCAACTTGGACTGAACGCCGACAAGACCGTGGAGGTGCCGCCGGTGGAGCAGCCGCTGCAGGCCGGTTGGTACAAGTTCGGGGCGCGGCCCGGAGAACTGGGCAAGGCGGTGATCCTCGGGCACGTGGACGGCGGCGGCCAGCTCGGCATCTTCAACCGGCTGCGCGACCTCAAGCCCGGCAACGCGATCAAGGTGACCGAGCAGGGCGGGCAGGTGCTGAACTTCGTGGTGCGGCAGGTGCAGCAGGTGCCCAAGGCGCAGTTCCCGACGCAGGCCGTGTACGGCCCGTCCACCCAGCGCGAGCTGCGGCTGATCACCTGTGGCGGCGCGTTCGACAAGGCCAGTGGCAACTACGTGGACAACATCATCGTCTCCGCCGTGCTCAGTTGA